Sequence from the Bryobacteraceae bacterium genome:
GTGCTCGCCGTTGGTGACGTGGATCCGCCGCCAGCCGCGCAAGTGCGACGGCGTTGTTTGCTCGCCGTCGCCGACGTTGTATTCAAAGAAATCGAGATACTCCATTTCTTCGAGATTGAAGGCGAGGCTGCCGCGCTCACCGTTGAGCTCGAGCGTCTTGAGCGCCTTGTGACCGCGGGCGTAGCGCGTGGATTCGAACAGGCCGAGCGATCCATTGGCGAACTCAGCGATGAAGAGGCAGGCGTCGTCGATGCCGACGTTCTGCATCTTGCCTGTGACGGCGTGCATGCGTTTCTTGACGAAGGTTTCCGTGCGGGCCACCACGCGCACGATGCCGCCGTTGAGCCACATGGCGGTGTCGATGTTGTGGGCGAGGAGGTCGCCGGTGACGCCCGAGCCGGCGGCTTTCACATCAAGGCGCCACAAACCGGCGCCGCCTTGCGGCACGTCCGGCGAGATGGTCCAATCCTGAAGAAAGTTGCTGCGGAAGTGGAACGGGCGGCCGATGCGGCCTTCGTCGATCAACTGCCTGGCGAGAGTAATGGCGGGCACGCGGCGGTAGTTGAACCACACCATGTTGGGCGTCTTGTAGCGCTCGACGGCTTTCACCATGACAGCGGCTTCCTTGACGTCGCGCGCGAGGGGCTTCTCGCACACGATCATCTTGCCGGCCTTGGCGGCGGCGACAGCGATCTCCTGGTGTGTGTCGTTGGGAGTGCAGATATCGACGAGATCGACGTCGGACGCGGTGACGGCCTTGCGCCAATCGGTCTCGACGCGTTCGTAGCCCCACTGCTGGGCGAAGGCGCGGACCTTCTCTTCGTTGCGGGCGCAGGCCACCTTGAGAACGGGCTTGTGTTCGACGGGAAAGAAATCGGTGAGCCGTTTATAGGCGTTAGAGTGCGTGCGGCCCATGAAGCCGTAGCCGATGACGGCGACGCGTAGTTCTTT
This genomic interval carries:
- a CDS encoding Gfo/Idh/MocA family oxidoreductase, translating into MKELRVAVIGYGFMGRTHSNAYKRLTDFFPVEHKPVLKVACARNEEKVRAFAQQWGYERVETDWRKAVTASDVDLVDICTPNDTHQEIAVAAAKAGKMIVCEKPLARDVKEAAVMVKAVERYKTPNMVWFNYRRVPAITLARQLIDEGRIGRPFHFRSNFLQDWTISPDVPQGGAGLWRLDVKAAGSGVTGDLLAHNIDTAMWLNGGIVRVVARTETFVKKRMHAVTGKMQNVGIDDACLFIAEFANGSLGLFESTRYARGHKALKTLELNGERGSLAFNLEEMEYLDFFEYNVGDGEQTTPSHLRGWRRIHVTNGEHPYMNRYWVPGLVIGYEHTFLNAIADFVMGIESGKPTQPDFRNALETQRVCEAVLKSAKSGRWEKTGVQL